Within the Arthrobacter sp. UKPF54-2 genome, the region AGGCAGCGCACCAGCGTCGACTTGCCGGCGCCGGAATGGCCGATGATCCCGTGGATCGAAGCCTTCGGCACGGCGAGGGTGACGCCGTCGAGTGCCACCACTTCCTTCTTGCCCTGCCGGTAGACCTTGCGAAGGTCGGTAACTGTGATCATTTATCCCTTGGCGGTCGGGTCTGGGCGCGACATAACACACGCCCTCTTCTGAACTAAATTATGTCAGCGGCGCCAAAAGGCATCCACTCACGCATCACGTTCGTCACAAAGGGAAAACGGGTGAAGATAATTCTGTTGTGCGGTCCGGCCGTCGGGAATAGCGCCCGGTACGGTTCCGGCGGCGGAATCCCGCACGGCAGGACCGGGCCGCAGTCCCGGGCGAACCCGCTGTGATCTCCGTCCCAGTGGGTTGCCGGGGAAGCGGGCGCCGGGCTAGAAGTCGCCCCGGCTGGCATCCTCGGGCGGCAGGACCGGCCAGTCGCCCTCGATCACAGCGGCGGGCTTGGTCTTGCGCAGGTAGCTTTGGAAATCGGCGGCCTGGGCGGAGGCCCACTCGACCTGGAGCTGGTGGAGGTGGCTGGCCGGCATCCGCAGCTTGGGGAATTTTCCGGCCATCGCGTCGAGCACCCGCAGGGTCGCCAGCGCGTCCGCCGCGGAGGTGTGGGCATTGTCGAGGCCTACGCCGTACTCCTCGCAGAGCGCGGTCAGCGTCCGCTTGCCCTTGCGGTAGCGGTCCACCTGCTTGTTCATGATGTACGGGTCCAGGACCGGAAAGCGGCTCAGCTGGGGAACGCCGTAGCGGGCCGACTCGGCGGCCAGGACGGTGAAGTCGTAGCTGGCGTTGAAGGCAATGACCGGCACCCCGGCATCGAACAGCTCCTGCAGGACCGCCGCCAGTTCCCGGGTCACTTCGGCGGCAGGCCGGCCCTCGCGGCGCGCCTGCTCGGTGGTGACGCCGTGGATGTCGCTGGCCTCGGTGGGGATCTCCACCCCGGGGTCGGCCAGCCACTCGTGTTCCTTGATGACCGAGCCGTCGGCGTCCACCACGGTCACCGAGGCGGTCACGATCCTCGCGGAGCGCGAGTTCCGGCCGGTTGTTTCGAGGTCGAATGCTGCGCGGGGAAGGGTGTGCCAGGTGCTCATGCTTCAACGCTACCTGCTGCCGCCGACAGTTTTGCGCTGCCCCGCAGAGCCCCTACAGAGGGAGTTCCGCCGGTCGGCCGGCGGCGGCCGGCGGCGCCCGGACACCAGTCGGCAACGGTAACCTTGGTCCATGCGGACGGAGTATGTGGAGGCGGTGCTGGAACTCGCGGCGATGGTGCCGGCGGGTACCGCCGTCGCCTACGGGGACGTGGCCGAACTCCTCGGTGCCGGCGGCCCCCGCCAGGTCGGCTCGGTGATGAGCCACCACGGCAGCGCCGTGCCCTGGTGGCGGATCCTCAAGGCCAACGGGGACGCCCCGCCCGGCCACGAACGCGAGGCCTTGGGCCTCTACCTGGCCGAAGGCACCCCGCTGCACGGCAGCTACCTGGCGTACCAGCGCACCGGGGAAGGCCGCTGGCGGGTTGACCTGGCGGCGGCCCGCTGGGCGCCGACCGAGGAGGAGTTCGAGCAGATCGACGCCCTCGCCGTGCGACTCGAGCGGGAGCTGCGCACATTGTCTGTCCCCACTGATGAAATGTCCGTGTGAGTAGCCCCAGCCCAACCGTTCCCAGCCAGACTGTTCCCAGCCAGACCGTTCCCAGCCAGACCCGTCCCGGCAAGAGCGCACCGCACCGCGCCGGCCTGCGCCTGCTCCCGCCCCGCACGCAGCACGGTGCCGTCCCGGTCCTGTCCGCGGACCAGCGGGCCGCCGTCGACGTCGCGCACGGTTCCGGCCCGGTGCTGGTCCCGGGCGCACCGGGCACCGGAAAGTCCACCGTCCTGGTCGAGGCGGCGGTCCGCCGCGCCCAGCGCGACGGGCTGGACCCGGAGCGGATGCTGATCCTGGCCCCCGGCCGGCTCGCCGCGGACGCACTGCGCGACCGCTTCACCGCGCGCCTGGACCGCAGCCTGAGCACGACGCCGGCGCGCACCTGGGCGTCGTACGCGTTCGATCTGATCCGGCGGGCCAAGGCCGAGGGCATCCTGCCCCTGCCGCGCGCGCCGAAACTCCTCTCCGGCCCCGAACAGGACCTGATCATCAAGGAACTCCTCGAGGGCCACGCCCAGCCCGGACTGGAGCTGCCCTGGCCGGAGGACCTGGGCGCCGCGCTGCAGACCCGGGGCTTCCGGCAGGAGGTCCGCCAGCTCTTTGACCGGATCATCGAATCCGGGCGGACCGCCGAGGACCTCGCGGCCCTCGCCCGGCGCTGCGGCCGGCCCGACTGGACCGCCGCGGCGGCCCTCTACGCCGAGTACCGCGATGTCCTGGACCTGCGGATGCCCGAATCCTTCGACCCGGCCGGGATCATCACGGCCGCCCGCCAGATCTTCCAGGACGCCCCGGACTTCCTGGCCGCCGAACGGGACCGGCTCCAGCTGATCCTCGTGGATGACATCCAGGAGGCGAACCCGGCCGTGTTTGAACTCCTGGCGGACATCGCCGCGGGAAAGGACGCCATCGTTACGTCCTCCCCGGACACCGTGGTGCAGGGCTTCCGCGGCGCGCGGCCTGACCTGGTGGCCGAATTACCCCGGCTGCTCGCCCCCGCCGGCGGAGGCGCCGTGCTGGATCGGCCGCTGTGGACCGCGCACCGCCATACCCCCGCCGTCGCGCAGGCCTGGCAGTCCGTCGCGGAGCGGATCTCGCTGCGCTCCGGCGGCACCTCGGCGCGCCGGCTCGAGCAGCCGGCCCCCGGTCACGACGGCGCCGTCGACGGTGTTGTTGAGGCGCACCTGCTGCCGTCCCCGGTGCACGAACTGCGCTATGTGGCGCAGCGGATCCTCGAAGCCCAGCTCAACGACGGCCGGGACCTTGGTGAGATCGCCGTGATCGTGCGCAACGGCGGACAGCTCAGCCAGCTGCAGCGCCACCTGGCCGGCCAAGGCATCCCGGTCCGGATCCCGGTCGCCGAATCCGCGGTCCGCGACGAGGTGGCCGTCCGCCCGCTGCTGGACGCCTACGCAGTTGCGTTGGACCCGGAGACACTTTCCCCCGAAGCCGCCGTCTCGCTGCTGACCTCCCGGATCGGCGGCGCCACCTCGATCGAACTGCGCCGGCTCCGCCAGTCCCTGCGGCGGGAGGAACTGCTGGGCGGCGGCGGCCGCACCAGCGACGCGCTGCTGGTGGAGGCGCTGCTGGAGCCTGGTGCCCTGGCCACCCTGGGCATCGAGGGGCAGTCCGCCCGCCGCGTCGCCCGGATGATCCGGGCCGGCCGGGAGGCCGCCGAGGCGCCCGGCGGCAACGCCGAAACCGTGCTGTGGGCCCTGTGGCACTCCACCGGGCTGGCCGGCCGCTGGACCGAGGCCGCCCTGGCCGGCGGTGCGGCCGGGGCCCGCGCGGACCGGGACCTGGACGCCATGATGGCGCTGTTCCACACGGCCGAACGGTACGTGGACCAGCTTCCGGGTTCCGGGCCGGAGCAGTTCCTCGAGTACCTCCTCAGCCAGGAACTGCCGATGGACACCCTGGCGGCGCGGGCGCAGCTCGAGGACGCGGTGGAGCTGATGACGCCGGCCAGCGCCGCCGGACGCGAATGGCCGGTGGTGATTGTGCCCGGGCTCCAGGAGGGCGTGTGGCCCAACACCCGGCTCCGCGGCGAACTGCTGGGCAGCACGCTCTTCGCTGACGCCGTCGAACACGGCGTCGAGTACGCCCTTCAGCTCGATCCGCTGAGCCGGCTCCGCGAGATCCGCTATGACGAGCTGCGCAGCTTCTCGACCGCCGTCTCCCGGGCCCGGGAGGTGCTGATCTGCACCGCCGTGTCCTCGGAGGACGAACAGCCCTCCTCCTTCCTGGACTACGTCTCGCCCCTGCACCCGGACCAGGACCGGCGCGGCTTCACCGCGGTGGAGCGGCCGCTGACCCTGCGCGCGCTGGTCGCCGAACTACGCCAGTACGCCCAGCTCGACGGCGGCTCCGCCGAGGCGGCCGAGGCCGCCGCCGTCCTCGGGGCCCTGGCCGCGGCTGAACCCGCGGTGCCCGGGGCCCACCCCGAGAGCTGGTGGGGCCTCGCGCCGCTGTCCTCGACCGAGCCCGTGGTGCCGCCCGGCAGCACCGTCTTCGTCTCGCCCTCCAAGGTCGAAACCGTGCACAAGTCGCCGCTGGACTGGTTCGTCCAGGCCGCCGGCGGCGAGGCCGCGACGGATTTCGCCCGGAGCCTGGGCACCCTGGTCCACGCCATCGCCCAGGACCTCCCGGACGCCTCCGGCGGGGAATACGTGGCAGAACTGGTCAAACGCTGGCCCTCGCTCGGGATGAAGGACAACTGGGAGGGCAAACTGGACTTCCAGCGGGCCGAGACGATGGTCCGCAAGCTCGCCCAGTACGTGCTCGTAATGCGCAGCGAAGGGCGGAGCCTGGTGGGCGTCGAGCAGGACTTCGAGGTGAAGCTGCCCGATGTGGCCGCGCCAGATGCCCCCGCCGGGGACGAAGCCTGGCCGGCCCGTCCTGCCGTGCTCCGCGGCCAGGTTGACCGGCTGGAGATCGACGCCGACGGCCGCCTGGTGATCGTGGACCTCAAGACCGGCAAGCGCCAGCCCGGCAAGGCCGAGCTGGAACGCCATCCGCAGCTCGGCGCGTACCAGGC harbors:
- a CDS encoding 3'-5' exonuclease; its protein translation is MSTWHTLPRAAFDLETTGRNSRSARIVTASVTVVDADGSVIKEHEWLADPGVEIPTEASDIHGVTTEQARREGRPAAEVTRELAAVLQELFDAGVPVIAFNASYDFTVLAAESARYGVPQLSRFPVLDPYIMNKQVDRYRKGKRTLTALCEEYGVGLDNAHTSAADALATLRVLDAMAGKFPKLRMPASHLHQLQVEWASAQAADFQSYLRKTKPAAVIEGDWPVLPPEDASRGDF
- a CDS encoding MGMT family protein yields the protein MRTEYVEAVLELAAMVPAGTAVAYGDVAELLGAGGPRQVGSVMSHHGSAVPWWRILKANGDAPPGHEREALGLYLAEGTPLHGSYLAYQRTGEGRWRVDLAAARWAPTEEEFEQIDALAVRLERELRTLSVPTDEMSV
- a CDS encoding ATP-dependent DNA helicase, which encodes MRLLPPRTQHGAVPVLSADQRAAVDVAHGSGPVLVPGAPGTGKSTVLVEAAVRRAQRDGLDPERMLILAPGRLAADALRDRFTARLDRSLSTTPARTWASYAFDLIRRAKAEGILPLPRAPKLLSGPEQDLIIKELLEGHAQPGLELPWPEDLGAALQTRGFRQEVRQLFDRIIESGRTAEDLAALARRCGRPDWTAAAALYAEYRDVLDLRMPESFDPAGIITAARQIFQDAPDFLAAERDRLQLILVDDIQEANPAVFELLADIAAGKDAIVTSSPDTVVQGFRGARPDLVAELPRLLAPAGGGAVLDRPLWTAHRHTPAVAQAWQSVAERISLRSGGTSARRLEQPAPGHDGAVDGVVEAHLLPSPVHELRYVAQRILEAQLNDGRDLGEIAVIVRNGGQLSQLQRHLAGQGIPVRIPVAESAVRDEVAVRPLLDAYAVALDPETLSPEAAVSLLTSRIGGATSIELRRLRQSLRREELLGGGGRTSDALLVEALLEPGALATLGIEGQSARRVARMIRAGREAAEAPGGNAETVLWALWHSTGLAGRWTEAALAGGAAGARADRDLDAMMALFHTAERYVDQLPGSGPEQFLEYLLSQELPMDTLAARAQLEDAVELMTPASAAGREWPVVIVPGLQEGVWPNTRLRGELLGSTLFADAVEHGVEYALQLDPLSRLREIRYDELRSFSTAVSRAREVLICTAVSSEDEQPSSFLDYVSPLHPDQDRRGFTAVERPLTLRALVAELRQYAQLDGGSAEAAEAAAVLGALAAAEPAVPGAHPESWWGLAPLSSTEPVVPPGSTVFVSPSKVETVHKSPLDWFVQAAGGEAATDFARSLGTLVHAIAQDLPDASGGEYVAELVKRWPSLGMKDNWEGKLDFQRAETMVRKLAQYVLVMRSEGRSLVGVEQDFEVKLPDVAAPDAPAGDEAWPARPAVLRGQVDRLEIDADGRLVIVDLKTGKRQPGKAELERHPQLGAYQAAVLAGGFTGPDDGPPPLPGGAVLAQLGTSTKSPGVQSQPPLDPEANWALELVGEAARVMSGSTFEARHDPAKGGHGGHGCRLPEVCPLCARGKQVTE